In Quercus lobata isolate SW786 chromosome 12, ValleyOak3.0 Primary Assembly, whole genome shotgun sequence, a genomic segment contains:
- the LOC115970028 gene encoding non-specific lipid-transfer protein-like protein At2g13820 isoform X2: MKRVFIFTCFLFTSFLIASSDLSPSESPYGGCSDLIWDLVDCMSYLSDESEMTKPGPDCCTAFELTMNIDASCIIEATKIAPSYDINLNVTRVMMMPEVCRDVEPPMTPSKPSSPAPKSSAKSTPVTPSSKTPSPTFSSSTGGGVPASSPLSHSGTYSTTVSFGVLVSMLIALLEI; the protein is encoded by the exons ATGAAGAGAGTTTTTATCTTCACTTGCTTTTTGTTTACTTCATTTCTAATAGCAAGTTCGGACCTTTCACCCTCAGAGTCACCCTATGGGGGTTGCTCAGATTTAATATGGGATTTGGTAGATTGCATGTCTTATCTGAGTGATGAAAGTGAGATGACAAAGCCAGGCCCTGATTGTTGCACTGCGTTTGAATTAACAATGAATATCGATGCTTCGTGTATTATAGAAGCCACAAAGATCGCTCCTTCCTATGATATTAATTTGAATGTTACAAGGGTCATGATGATGCCTGAAGTTTGTCGTGATG TTGAACCTCCAATGACTCCTTCAAAACCATCATCACCAGCTCCAAAATCATCAGCAAAGAGTACTCCAGTGACACCAAGTTCCAAGACTCCATCCCCAACATTCTCAAGCAGTACTGGAGGTGGAGTTCCAGCCTCATCTCCATTGTCACACTCTGGAACCTATTCTACAACTGTTTCCTTCGGTGTTCTTGTTAGTATGCTTATTGCTTTATTAGAGATTTAG
- the LOC115970028 gene encoding non-specific lipid-transfer protein-like protein At2g13820 isoform X1, with protein MKRVFIFTCFLFTSFLIASSDLSPSESPYGGCSDLIWDLVDCMSYLSDESEMTKPGPDCCTAFELTMNIDASCIIEATKIAPSYDINLNVTRVMMMPEVCRDVSLPPESTPVEPPMTPSKPSSPAPKSSAKSTPVTPSSKTPSPTFSSSTGGGVPASSPLSHSGTYSTTVSFGVLVSMLIALLEI; from the exons ATGAAGAGAGTTTTTATCTTCACTTGCTTTTTGTTTACTTCATTTCTAATAGCAAGTTCGGACCTTTCACCCTCAGAGTCACCCTATGGGGGTTGCTCAGATTTAATATGGGATTTGGTAGATTGCATGTCTTATCTGAGTGATGAAAGTGAGATGACAAAGCCAGGCCCTGATTGTTGCACTGCGTTTGAATTAACAATGAATATCGATGCTTCGTGTATTATAGAAGCCACAAAGATCGCTCCTTCCTATGATATTAATTTGAATGTTACAAGGGTCATGATGATGCCTGAAGTTTGTCGTGATG TTTCCTTGCCTCCTGAGTCAACTCCTG TTGAACCTCCAATGACTCCTTCAAAACCATCATCACCAGCTCCAAAATCATCAGCAAAGAGTACTCCAGTGACACCAAGTTCCAAGACTCCATCCCCAACATTCTCAAGCAGTACTGGAGGTGGAGTTCCAGCCTCATCTCCATTGTCACACTCTGGAACCTATTCTACAACTGTTTCCTTCGGTGTTCTTGTTAGTATGCTTATTGCTTTATTAGAGATTTAG
- the LOC115971754 gene encoding ABC transporter B family member 21-like translates to MAVENGLDSQTNTDAATTSKSNAEEEKTSSMNGDQEDSKKSKGDEKTNTVPFRKLFSFADSTDILLMILGTIGAVGNGICMPLMTLLFGELSNSFGQNQNSPNMVDTVSKVCLKFVYLALGAALAAFLQVACWMVTGERQAARIRRLYLKTILRQDVAFFDKETNTGEVVSRMSGDTVLIQDAMGEKVGKFLQLTTTFIGGFVVAFIKGWLLTLVMLSSLPLLVASGAVMSIIIPKMASRGQSAYAKAANVVEQTIGSIRTVASFTGEKQAIISYKKFVLKAYNSGVQEGLASGFGLGTATFVVFCTYALAAWFGAKMILEKGYNGGQVLTVIIAVLSGSMSLGQASPCMSAFAAGQAAAFKMFETIGRKPMIDAYDTKGRTLDDIHGDIELRDVYFSYPSRPDELIFNGFSLSIPSGTTTALVGQSGSGKSTVISLIERFYDPHAGEVLIGGINLKEFQLKWIRGKIGLVSQEPVLFASSIKDNIAYGKDGATIEEIRAAAELANAAKFIDKLPQGLDIMVGEHGTQMSGGQKQRIAIARAILKDPRILLLDEATSALDAESERIVQEALDRIMVNRTTVIVAHRLSTVRNADMIAVIHRGKMVEKGSHSELLKDPEGAYSQLIRLQEVKKGSEITVESFRHSTQRISIQRSISRGSSGVGNSSRHSFSVPEIARAETESPSVPTEELPNVPLSRVAYLSKPEIPVLIIGAVAAILNGVILPILGLLISRAIKIFFEPNGLKKDSKLLAIMFMLLGLASFLMSPARSYFFAVAGCKLIGRIRVMCFEKVVNMEVSWFDDPDNSSGAIGARLSADAASVRALVGDALGQMVENMASAVAGLVIAFVACWQLAFIILLLIPLIGVNGFIQVKFMKGFSADAKMMYEEASQVANDAVGSIRTVASFCAEENVMELYKRKCEGPMKTGIRQGLISGIGFGLSFFLMYSVYATSFYAGARLVEAGKTTFSDVFRVFFALTMAAIGISQTSSFAPDSSKAKNAATSIFAILDLKSKIDPSEESGIKLDDVKGEIELHHISFKYPSRPDIHIFRDLNLKIHSGKTVALVGESGCGKSTVVSLLQRFYDPDSGHVTLDGIEIQKFQLKWLRQQMGLVSQEPILFNDTIRANIAYGKEGDATEAEIISASELANAHKFISSLQQGYDTMVGERGVQLSGGQKQRVAIARAIVKSPKILILDEATSALDAESEKIVQDALDRVMINRTTIVVAHRLSTIKNADLIAVVKNGVIVEKGKHETLINIKDGFYASLVALHTSASTV, encoded by the exons ATGGCAGTGGAGAATGGCTTGGACAGCCAAACAAATACAGATGCAGCCACCACATCAAAAAGCAATGCAGAAGAAGAGAAAACCTCCAGCATGAATGGTGATCAAGAAGACTCAAAGAAGAGCAAAGGGGATGAGAAAACTAACACTGTTCCATTTCGGAAACTGTTCTCATTTGCAGATTCCACTGATATTTTGCTGATGATCCTTGGCACAATTGGTGCCGTTGGGAATGGGATATGTATGCCCCTTATGACTCTGCTATTCGGGGAATTGTCCAATTCTTTTGGACAAAACCAGAATAGCCCCAACATGGTTGATACAGTTTCTAAG GTCTGTCTAAAATTTGTCTACTTAGCACTGGGTGCGGCTCTGGCAGCTTTCCTTC AGGTGGCTTGTTGGATGGTGACAGGGGAGCGACAGGCTGCACGAATAAGGCGTTTATATCTGAAGACTATTCTGAGGCAAGATGTTGCATTCTTTGATAAGGAAACAAACACTGGCGAGGTTGTTAGCAGAATGTCTGGTGACACCGTCCTAATACAGGATGCAATGGGTGAGAAG GTTGGGAAATTTTTGCAACTGACTACTACATTCATCGGAGGCTTTGTGGTAGCATTTATCAAAGGGTGGCTTCTAACCCTTGTCATGTTatcctctcttcctcttcttgtgGCATCTGGTGCAGTTATGTCCATCATCATACCCAAGATGGCGTCCCGGGGACAAAGTGCTTATGCAAAAGCAGCAAATGTAGTTGAACAGACGATTGGCTCAATCAGAACA GTTGCATCATTCACCGGTGAGAAGCAAGCTATAATTAGTTAcaagaaatttgttttaaaagcTTACAATTCAGGCGTTCAGGAAGGCTTGGCTTCTGGTTTTGGTCTTGGCACAGCTACGTTTGTAGTGTTCTGCACTTACGCTTTGGCAGCATGGTTTGGTGCAAAGATGATACTGGAGAAAGGATATAATGGGGGTCAAGTGCTGACCGTGATAATTGCCGTGTTATCTGGTTCCAT GTCTCTAGGACAGGCATCTCCCTGCATGAGTGCATTCGCTGCGGGACAAGCTGCAGCATTTAAGATGTTTGAAACTATAGGGAGGAAGCCAATGATAGATGCTTATGACACAAAGGGAAGGACGTTAGATGACATTCATGGAGATATAGAGCTAAGGGATGTTTATTTCAGTTACCCAAGCAGACCGGATGAACTAATATTCAATGGATTCTCTCTTTCTATCCCAAGTGGCACAACTACAGCTTTGGTTGGACAAAGTGGAAGTGGGAAGTCAACAGTCATTAGTCTGATAGAGAGATTCTATGACCCTCATGCTGGCGAAGTTCTTATAGGTGGAATTAACCTCAAAGAATTTCAGCTCAAATGGATTAGAGGGAAAATTGGTCTTGTCAGCCAGGAACCTGTGTTATTTGCATCCAGCATTAAGGATAATATTGCATATGGAAAGGATGGTGCAACTATTGAAGAGATAAGAGCAGCAGCTGAACTAGCCAATGCTGCTAAATTCATTGACAAATTACCACAG GGGCTAGATATCATGGTTGGTGAGCACGGAACACAGATGTCTGGTGGACAGAAACAGAGGATTGCCATTGCAAGAGCAATTCTGAAAGACCCACGAATACTACTTCTCGATGAAGCTACAAGTGCACTTGATGCAGAGTCTGAAAGGATAGTGCAAGAGGCATTGGACAGGATTATGGTCAACAGGACAACAGTCATTGTTGCCCATCGTTTGAGCACAGTAAGGAATGCTGATATGATTGCCGTCATTCATAGAGGAAAGATGGTTGAAAAAG GCTCGCACTCAGAACTACTCAAGGATCCTGAGGGAGCATACTCTCAGCTTATACGCTTGCAAGAAGTAAAAAAAGGATCCGAAATTACTGTGGAATCATTCAGACACTCAACTCAAAGAATATCAATCCAACGATCTATAAGTCGAGGATCATCTGGAGTGGGAAACAGTAGCCGCCACTCATTCTCTGTACCAGAAATTGCACGGGCAGAAACAGAATCCCCTTCAGTACCTACAGAAGAACTTCCAAATGTTCCACTCAGCCGCGTTGCCTACCTTAGCAAGCCTGAGATTCCAGTGCTTATAATTGGAGCTGTAGCTGCAATCCTCAATGGCGTAATACTTCCAATTTTAGGATTACTAATTTCCAGAGCTATCAAGATATTTTTTGAACCTAATGGACTAAAAAAGGATTCAAAACTTTTGGCAATCATGTTTATGCTCCTTGGTCTGGCATCATTTCTGATGAGTCCAGCACGATCATATTTCTTTGCTGTGGCTGGGTGTAAATTAATCGGACGTATTAGAGTAATGTGCTTTGAGAAGGTGGTTAACATGGAGGTTAGTTGGTTTGATGATCCTGATAATTCAAGTGGTGCAATTGGTGCAAGGCTCTCAGCAGATGCAGCATCAGTGCGTGCTTTAGTAGGGGATGCACTTGGTCAGATGGTAGAAAATATGGCTTCAGCGGTTGCTGGGTTGGTCATTGCCTTTGTTGCTTGCTGGCAGTTGGCTTTTATTATCCTGTTATTGATTCCTCTAATTGGAGTCAATGGGTTTATTCAAGTGAAGTTCATGAAAGGATTTAGTGCAGATGCAAAG aTGATGTATGAGGAAGCGAGCCAGGTTGCAAATGATGCTGTTGGAAGTATAAGAACGGTTGCTTCTTTTTGTGCTGAAGAGAATGTCATGGAattatacaaaagaaaatgtgaAGGTCCGATGAAGACTGGGATACGGCAAGGACTGATTAGTGGAATAGGATTTGGGTTATCTTTCTTCTTAATGTATTCTGTCTACGCAACTAGTTTCTATGCTGGAGCTCGACTTGTTGAGGCTGGCAAAACAACATTCTCGGACGTTTTCCGG GTTTTTTTTGCCTTAACCATGGCAGCAATAGGAATTTCTCAAACAAGCTCCTTTGCTCCTGATTCTAGCAAAGCCAAGAACGCCGCCACTTCCATATTTGCAATATTAGATCTGAAGTCAAAGATTGACCCAAGTGAGGAGTCTGGCATAAAATTGGATGATGTAAAGGGCGAAATTGAGCTTCATCATATAAGCTTTAAGTATCCTTCTAGACCAGATATTCATATTTTCCGAGACCTCAACTTAAAAATTCATTCTGGCAAG ACGGTTGCCCTTGTCGGAGAAAGTGGTTGTGGAAAATCAACAGTGGTCTCACTTTTACAAAGATTTTATGATCCTGATTCAGGCCATGTAACACTGGATGGTATTGAAATTCAAAAGTTTCAACTCAAATGGTTGAGGCAGCAAATGGGGCTTGTGAGCCAAGAACCAATTTTGTTCAATGACACTATCCGTGCCAACATTGCATATGGAAAGGAAGGAGATGCAACTGAGGCAGAAATTATATCTGCATCAGAGTTGGCCAATGCCCACAAATTCATTAGTAGCTTACAACAG GGTTATGATACCATGGTAGGTGAACGAGGAGTCCAATTATCTGGTGGGCAAAAGCAACGTGTTGCCATTGCACGTGCCATAGTTAAAAgtccaaaaatattaatattagatGAAGCTACTAGTGCACTAGATGCCGAGTCTGAGAAAATTGTTCAAGATGCACTAGACCGAGTCATGATTAACCGGACTACAATAGTTGTGGCTCATCGATTATCCACAATCAAGAATGCTGATCTAATAGCAGTTGTTAAAAATGGTGTAATAGTGGAGAAAGGAAAGCATGAAACTTTGATTAATATCAAGGATGGATTTTATGCCTCCTTAGTGGCACTCCACACTAGTGCTTCAACAgtttga
- the LOC115970579 gene encoding non-specific lipid-transfer protein-like protein At2g13820 — translation MKRVFIFTCILFTSFLIASSDLSPSESPSYSPSESPSGGCSDLIWDLVDCMSYLSDESEVTKLGPDCCTAFELTMNTGASCIIEAIKIAPSYDINLNVTKVLMMSEVCRDVKPPMTPSKPSSPAPKSSAKSTPVTPSSKTPSPTFSSSTGGGVPASSPLSHSGTYSTTVSFGVLVSMLIASLVI, via the exons ATGAAGCGAGTTTTTATCTTCACTTGCATTTTGTTTACATCATTTCTAATAGCTAGTTCTGACCTTTCACCCTCAGAGTCACCCTCATACTCACCCTCAGAGTCACCTTCTGGGGGTTGCTCAGATTTAATATGGGATTTGGTAGATTGCATGTCTTATCTGAGTGATGAAAGTGAGGTGACAAAGCTAGGCCCTGATTGTTGCACTGCGTTTGAATTAACAATGAATACCGGTGCTTCGTGTATTATAGAAGCCATAAAGATTGCTCCTTCCTATGATATTAATTTGAATGTTACAAAGGTCCTGATGATGTCTGAAGTTTGTCGTGATG TTAAACCTCCAATGACTCCTTCAAAACCATCATCACCAGCTCCAAAATCATCAGCAAAGAGTACTCCAGTGACACCAAGTTCCAAGACTCCATCCCCAACATTCTCAAGCAGTACTGGAGGTGGAGTTCCAGCCTCATCTCCATTGTCACACTCTGGAACCTATTCTACAACTGTTTCATTCGGTGTTCTTGTTAGTATGCTTATTGCATCATTAGTGATTTAG